In Lysobacter luteus, a single window of DNA contains:
- a CDS encoding response regulator, whose translation MPRVLLVEDDPTSRAFLAAAIKALPARVDEVDNVAAAVARATATRHDLWLVDAHLPDGTGHAVLRALRGLHPDTVALAHTASSQPDVAASLRAAGFADVLVKPLSATTLQSAVRARLEVRPGDVPKRPLWDDATAATALNGNTAHVQALRTLFADDLKQLRERVRNAAAREDHPGIESELHKLLASCGFVGAVRLGDAAAALRRAPGDAEQLAAFERIADETAAAFAWRTPASR comes from the coding sequence ATGCCCCGCGTCCTGCTGGTCGAGGACGACCCGACCTCCCGCGCCTTCCTGGCCGCCGCGATCAAGGCACTCCCCGCCCGTGTCGACGAGGTCGACAACGTGGCCGCGGCGGTCGCCCGCGCCACCGCGACCCGTCACGACCTCTGGCTGGTCGACGCCCACCTTCCCGACGGCACCGGGCATGCGGTGTTGCGCGCACTTCGTGGTCTCCACCCGGATACGGTTGCACTTGCGCACACCGCGTCATCCCAACCCGACGTGGCGGCGTCGTTGCGCGCCGCGGGGTTTGCGGACGTACTGGTCAAGCCGTTGTCAGCGACGACGCTGCAATCCGCCGTCCGCGCTCGCCTTGAGGTGCGACCCGGAGACGTGCCCAAACGCCCGCTCTGGGACGACGCCACTGCGGCCACCGCATTGAACGGCAACACCGCCCACGTGCAGGCGCTGCGCACTCTTTTCGCGGATGACCTGAAGCAGTTGCGCGAGCGGGTACGGAACGCTGCCGCGCGCGAGGACCACCCCGGGATCGAAAGCGAACTGCACAAGTTGCTGGCCAGCTGCGGGTTCGTCGGCGCAGTGCGGCTCGGCGACGCGGCCGCCGCGCTGCGGCGGGCGCCGGGCGACGCCGAACAGCTTGCAGCGTTCGAGCGAATCGCCGACGAGACCGCCGCGGCGTTCGCGTGGAGAACCCCGGCGTCCCGGTGA
- the recO gene encoding DNA repair protein RecO, with protein sequence MRITAEPAFVLHARPWRETSLLVEVLSLNHGRLGLIARGVKGPKRHPLRAALQPLQSIRLDAVQTGELAQLRSAEATDAAPRLVGDAMLSGFYLSELTLRLTPRGEAQPQLFGAYAMTRERLRSGEPLGWTLRRFERDLLDALGFGFDWTRDGDGEPLDPAARYRVDPEHGPRRLLSDRGQADRSGAATGRGLLDLAADRIPANDDLPGLRRVMRGVLAHHLGPRGLKSWEMLGGLPAGGRAKPFDTPD encoded by the coding sequence ATGCGCATCACCGCCGAGCCCGCCTTCGTACTGCATGCGCGGCCTTGGCGTGAGACCAGCCTGCTGGTGGAGGTCCTCAGCCTCAACCACGGGCGTCTCGGGCTCATCGCACGCGGGGTGAAAGGCCCGAAGCGGCACCCGCTGCGGGCAGCGTTGCAACCGTTGCAATCAATCCGACTGGATGCGGTGCAGACCGGTGAGCTGGCACAGTTGCGGTCGGCCGAAGCCACCGATGCGGCGCCGAGGCTGGTCGGCGACGCGATGCTGAGCGGGTTCTACCTGAGCGAGCTCACGCTGCGCCTCACCCCGCGCGGTGAAGCACAGCCGCAGCTGTTCGGCGCCTATGCGATGACCCGGGAGCGCCTGCGTTCCGGCGAACCGCTGGGCTGGACGCTGCGCCGGTTCGAGCGCGACCTGCTCGACGCCCTGGGTTTCGGCTTCGACTGGACCCGCGACGGTGATGGCGAGCCGCTCGACCCTGCGGCGCGTTACCGGGTCGATCCCGAACACGGCCCGCGCCGGTTGCTCAGCGATCGCGGCCAGGCCGATCGCAGTGGCGCGGCCACCGGCCGCGGACTGCTGGACCTGGCGGCCGACCGGATCCCGGCCAATGACGACCTGCCCGGCCTCCGGCGGGTGATGCGGGGCGTGCTCGCCCACCATCTCGGCCCGCGTGGCCTGAAATCGTGGGAGATGCTGGGTGGGTTGCCGGCCGGGGGGCGGGCCAAGCCATTTGATACACCGGACTAG